One genomic region from Lineus longissimus chromosome 6, tnLinLong1.2, whole genome shotgun sequence encodes:
- the LOC135489762 gene encoding uncharacterized protein LOC135489762, which produces MDFVGGGCLRYNHMKRDCKRKLKCEICNHYHPTVLHRYNDVSIFSRRTETDNASSNSTSHSMIVPVQVYTEGSPALTLKLYALLDPQSDSCFISESAAQKIDAQGHPMSLRLATMLGEEVVKCERVSGLSIRSTDGTVDVSLPPTYTRGSIPAEHHQIPRKETVERWPHLAAIGSKLPPYDSTLEIGLLLGFNCPQVLKPREVVPGADSDPYAIRTDLGWGIIGVMGKSTGEARFAYRTSTKEIDPGQVQKMFELDFSEKRAEEDSQGLSVEDHRFLSIMKDGIRQLDNGHFELPLPFKEDQVRLPNNRPLALKRLNGLKRRLSRDEMYHRRYTEFMDDLLTKGYAEEAPQETVEGRVWYVPHHGVPKKPDKVRVVYDCSAIYQGEALNHHLLQGPDLLNNLTGVLCRFRKERIAFTGDIEAMFYQVSVPERDRDMLRFLW; this is translated from the coding sequence ATGGACTTTGTTGGGGGGGGGTGTTTGAGATACAATCATATGAAACGAGACTGTAAACGTAAACTTAAATGTGAAATTTGTAACCATTATCATCCGACTGTATTGCACCGCTATAATGATGTTTCTATTTTTTCCAGGAGAACAGAAACTGACAATGCTAGTAGTAACTCAACTTCTCACTCTATGATTGTGCCAGTACAGGTATATACCGAGGGTTCCCCCGCTCTGACGTTGAAATTGTATGCCTTGTTGGACCCCCAGTCCGATTCATGCTTTATTTCAGAATCTGCTGCCCAGAAGATTGACGCGCAGGGACATCCGATGTCACTGAGGTTGGCCACGATGCTTGGCGAAGAGGTGGTGAAGTGTGAGCGAGTTTCTGGCCTGAGCATACGGAGCACAGATGGGACGGTCGATGTGAGTTTGCCGCCAACATACACCAGGGGCTCCATCCCAGCTGAGCATCATCAGATCCCTAGGAAGGAGACGGTCGAGAGATGGCCACACCTGGCGGCGATAGGATCAAAATTGCCGCCGTACGACAGCACACTCGAGATAGGCCTGCTGTTGGGTTTCAACTGCCCCCAAGTGTTAAAACCAAGAGAAGTTGTACCTGGGGCGGACAGTGACCCCTACGCCATCAGGACGGACCTCGGTTGGGGTATTATCGGTGTGATGGGAAAATCAACAGGAGAAGCACGCTTTGCCTACAGAACCAGTACAAAGGAGATTGATCCAGGTCAAGTGCAGAAGATGTTCGAGCTGGACTTCAGCGAGAAGCGTGCAGAAGAGGACTCTCAGGGATTGTCGGTGGAAGATCACCGGTTTCTTTCGATAATGAAAGATGGTATAAGGCAGCTTGACAACGGTCATTTCGAGCTACCCCTCCCCTTCAAAGAAGATCAAGTAAGGTTACCGAACAACCGTCCTCTTGCTCTGAAACGTTTGAATGGTCTGAAGAGGAGATTGAGTAGGGATGAGATGTATCATAGAAGATACACAGAGTTCATGGATGACTTGCTCACCAAAGGTTATGCGGAGGAGGCTCCACAGGAAACAGTTGAAGGACGCGTGTGGTATGTGCCCCACCATGGGGTACCCAAGAAGCCGGATAAAGTGCGAGTGGTGTATGATTGTAGCGCCATCTACCAGGGAGAAGCGTTGAATCACCACTTGCTGCAGGGGCCAGACCTTTTGAACAACTTGACCGGGGTTCTTTGTCGCTTTAGGAAGGAGCGAATAGCCTTCACTGGGGACATAGAGGCAATGTTTTATCAGGTTTCTGTACCAGAGCGAGACAGGGATATGCTACGATTCCTGTGGTAG
- the LOC135489963 gene encoding protein NYNRIN-like has protein sequence MEDNFTKWVEAAPLKTLETEEVCNAIIRELISRFGCMYIPHSDRGPQFVSQLYGSLLHKLGIDRSLTTPYNPKSNGSVENFNKILKSMMKTYIHDHKESVGDWDIMLPIFLMAYRSSVHSSTGETPHYMLTARQMKLPLDLMYSKPSESEMSVPSYVRQLEDRFHKAYSIVRNHLHLVQKIQKRQYETSDSFKYKAVKPEDFVWYYNPRKAFKGDKHLPWRDPYLVKDVHDDLTVTRQLNKDGTTYRTHSDKLRMARGVTKENWLPKN, from the coding sequence ATGGAAGACAACTTCACCAAATGGGTTGAGGCGGCTCCCTTGAAGACCTTGGAGACGGAGGAAGTTTGTAATGCCATAATAAGAGAGTTAATTTCACGTTTTGGTTGCATGTACATTCCTCACAGCGACCGTGGCCCACAGTTTGTTTCTCAGCTTTATGGATCCTTACTCCACAAACTTGGGATTGACCGGAGCTTGACGACACCATATAACCCAAAGAGTAATGGCTCAGTAGAGAACTTCAATAAAATCCTGAAGTCAATGATGAAGACATACATCCACGATCATAAAGAGTCTGTAGGTGATTGGGATATCATGCTCCCTATCTTCCTGATGGCATACCGCTCTTCAGTCCACAGCAGTACCGGTGAGACCCCACACTATATGCTAACTGCCAGACAAATGAAATTGCCGCTGGACCTTATGTATTCAAAGCCTTCAGAATCAGAGATGTCTGTGCCATCCTATGTACGTCAACTTGAAGATAGATTTCATAAGGCCTACTCCATCGTCCGGAATCACTTGCACCTTGTCCAGAAAATTCAAAAGAGACAGTATGAAACGTCCGACTCCTTCAAGTACAAGGCTGTCAAGCCTGAGGATTTTGTCTGGTACTATAATCCAAGGAAAGCATTCAAAGGGGACAAGCACTTGCCCTGGAGGGATCCTTATTTGGTGAAAGATGTACATGACGATTTAACAGTTACCCGACAGCTGAACAAAGATGGAACCACTTACAGAACACACAGTGACAAGCTACGGATGGCCCGCGGTGTGACAAAGGAAAATTGGTTACCAAAGAATTGA